The Pleurodeles waltl isolate 20211129_DDA chromosome 6, aPleWal1.hap1.20221129, whole genome shotgun sequence genome has a segment encoding these proteins:
- the LOC138301764 gene encoding putative nuclease HARBI1, with protein MRHAPVYQTLVDLATLEERHITQNYCLNRQTIMEQCNQLEPDLLSAIHQPYAISPTVHMLLVLHFLASGSFQITVGLAAGMSQPMFSHVSKDVLCTLLKHLDSYIRFPQRADLSTVKADFYDIAHIPHVIGAIDGTHIALVPPRANEQVYRNKKMFYSINVQVVCFTDQYISQGMAKFGTVYDSYIPRNSNVSHMMAQLQRERGPGSLVCLQLYVCICYLTSLELLPSVTISIVMCLIFVHTGESGYPNLPRLLTPVRYPATAEEDRFKVAHGRMRRVIKRSFGLLVARFWCLHMSRGALLYRPLKVCQIVVAYCMLHNLAMSRHIPLLDEEVAAGHVANDGAIDSDEEADNEDAADTRTELIQQYFL; from the coding sequence atgagacatgcacctgtgtaccagACCCTTGTCGATCTTGCTACCCTAGAAGAAAGACACATCACACAGAACtattgtctgaaccgtcagaccatcatggaacagtgtaaccagttggagccagatctcttgtctGCCATACATCAACCCTATGCCATATCTCCAACAGTGCACATGTTGttggtgctacacttccttgcctcaggctcattccagatcaccgtgggcttggcagcagggatgtcacagcccatgttcagtcatgtgtCGAAGGATGTGCTGTGTActttactcaaacatctggacagctacatcaggttcccccaacgtgcggatttgtCTACTgtcaaagctgacttctatgatatagcacatatccctcatgtgataggggccatagatggcacccacattgctttggtaccTCCCAGGGCTAATGAACAAGTCTACAGGAACAAGAAAATgttttactccataaatgtccaggtggtatgtttcactgaccagtatatctctcaaGGGATGGCCAAGTTTGGTACTGTGTATGACTCCTACATTCCGAGGAACAGCAATGtttcacacatgatggcacagctacagagagagagagggcctggctcattggtatgtctccaactgtatgtgtgcatctgttatCTCACCTCTCTTGAATTACTTCCCTCCGTCACTATCAGTATTGTGATGTGTCtaatctttgtgcacacaggtgaatctggctatcctaacctgccaCGGCTGCTGACGCCAGTGAGATACCCCGCCACAGCTGAGGAAGACCGTTTCAAAGTGgcccacggcaggatgaggcgtgtCATCAAGAGGAGCTTTGGGCTACTGgtggccagattctggtgtctacacatGTCAAGAGGTGCCTTGCTTTACAGACcactaaaggtctgccagatagttgttgcgtACTGCATGTTACACAATCTAGCCATGAgtcgtcacatcccattactggatgaggaggtggcagctggacatgTGGCGAATGATGGTGCcatagatagtgatgaggaggcagataatgaggatgcagctgacactagaacagagttgatccaacaatacttcctatGA